From bacterium, the proteins below share one genomic window:
- a CDS encoding FumA C-terminus/TtdB family hydratase beta subunit, which translates to MLVYDEYHLRWPYKREIIQRLKAGDKVFITGPVYTARDAAHKRMMEDLSHLPFPLEDQIIYYCGPTPPKPGRPVGAAGPTTSRRMDAYTSQLLEGGLLGMIGKGPRSQEVIEAIVQYGAVYLTAIGGAGALLGKYITRAEIVAYPDLGCEAVYKFELVNFPVYVGVDSQGKTIFTNQ; encoded by the coding sequence ATGTTAGTTTATGACGAATACCACTTGCGCTGGCCATATAAAAGAGAGATTATCCAAAGATTGAAGGCCGGAGACAAGGTCTTCATCACCGGGCCTGTTTATACGGCCAGAGATGCCGCCCATAAGCGAATGATGGAAGATCTATCCCATCTGCCTTTTCCCCTGGAGGACCAGATTATATATTACTGTGGGCCAACCCCGCCTAAGCCAGGCAGGCCAGTGGGCGCAGCCGGGCCGACTACCAGCCGTCGAATGGATGCCTATACCTCCCAACTACTTGAAGGGGGACTTTTAGGGATGATAGGCAAGGGGCCCAGGAGCCAGGAAGTAATCGAAGCGATAGTCCAATATGGGGCTGTTTATTTGACGGCTATCGGAGGGGCGGGCGCTCTTCTGGGAAAGTATATCACCAGGGCCGAGATAGTGGCCTATCCGGACTTAGGGTGCGAGGCCGTTTATAAGTTTGAGCTGGTAAACTTTCCAGTCTATGTGGGTGTTGATTCACAAGGGAAGACCATCTTCACCAATCAGTAG
- a CDS encoding glycosyltransferase family 2 protein, with amino-acid sequence MRNLVIIPVFNEEAHILEVLESIKSNAEEADILVVDDGSTDNTPRILEEARIGFLIEHQENQGYGQSLIEGFEFAIKKDYTYLVTIDCDAQHEPAYIPQFFEELKKFDIVSGSRYLPDSLKVDQPPEGRLEINKKITGLMRQYTGYQITDSFCGFKGYRVAGLKKLNLTERGYGMPLQLWLQAARVGLTVKEIPVPLIYKDQTRDFKNAFRSKEERLEYYLKVIKDAEHTCHSGPSG; translated from the coding sequence ATGAGGAACCTGGTAATAATTCCTGTCTTTAATGAAGAGGCGCATATCCTCGAAGTCTTAGAGAGTATCAAATCAAATGCCGAGGAGGCGGATATTCTGGTAGTTGATGATGGTTCTACGGATAATACCCCGCGAATATTAGAGGAGGCCCGTATAGGTTTTTTGATCGAACATCAAGAAAATCAGGGCTATGGGCAATCGCTTATTGAGGGCTTTGAATTTGCTATTAAAAAGGATTACACCTATCTGGTGACCATAGATTGTGACGCCCAACATGAACCAGCTTATATACCTCAATTTTTTGAGGAACTTAAGAAATTTGATATTGTTTCAGGCAGCCGGTACCTGCCTGATTCATTGAAGGTAGATCAACCTCCGGAAGGTAGATTAGAGATAAATAAAAAGATTACCGGGTTAATGCGCCAGTATACCGGATATCAAATTACCGATTCTTTTTGTGGATTTAAAGGTTACCGGGTGGCTGGGCTTAAGAAACTGAATCTTACTGAGCGGGGTTATGGTATGCCTCTCCAATTATGGCTCCAGGCTGCCCGGGTAGGACTTACCGTGAAAGAAATCCCTGTGCCTTTGATCTACAAAGATCAAACCAGGGATTTTAAGAATGCCTTTCGATCAAAAGAAGAGAGACTGGAATACTATCTGAAAGTAATAAAGGATGCTGAACATACTTGTCATAGCGGCCCATCCGGATGA
- a CDS encoding fumarate hydratase: protein MSQVIKLSLITETVRDLCLKTNYELGEDIITALQRAREAEDLPRAREVLDCLIQNAVVAKEESLPICQDTGIVVVFIEIGQEIILAGGNLEEAINEGVRRGYKDGFLRASVVNDPLRRINTGDNTPAVIHSKIVTGNRLNITLMAKGSGSENMSALKMFKPADGWPGARRFIIEHIKEAAPYCCPPLIVGVGLGGTFEQVALLAKRSLLREVGRAAEDEIIAARERELLEAINDLNIGPGGLGGKTTALSVNIETAPCHIAGMPVAVNVGCYAHRHRSAVL, encoded by the coding sequence ATGTCGCAAGTAATAAAGTTATCCCTGATCACAGAGACAGTTCGAGACCTCTGTCTAAAAACGAACTACGAATTAGGAGAAGACATAATTACGGCCCTCCAGAGGGCCAGAGAAGCTGAGGATTTACCCCGAGCCAGGGAAGTATTGGACTGCCTGATCCAAAATGCCGTGGTAGCTAAAGAGGAATCTCTCCCTATCTGTCAGGATACAGGTATCGTGGTGGTATTTATAGAAATAGGTCAGGAGATTATATTGGCGGGCGGTAATCTGGAAGAGGCGATAAATGAAGGGGTACGACGAGGCTATAAAGACGGCTTTCTTCGGGCGTCAGTAGTAAATGATCCCCTCAGGCGGATTAACACCGGTGATAATACCCCGGCCGTCATCCATTCCAAAATTGTGACCGGGAATAGACTGAATATTACGCTTATGGCCAAGGGCAGCGGCAGCGAAAATATGAGCGCCTTGAAGATGTTTAAACCTGCTGATGGATGGCCAGGGGCCAGGCGGTTTATTATTGAGCATATCAAAGAAGCGGCCCCTTATTGTTGCCCGCCGCTAATAGTGGGCGTAGGTCTGGGAGGCACCTTTGAACAGGTGGCCTTATTAGCCAAGAGAAGCCTGTTAAGAGAAGTTGGCCGAGCGGCAGAGGATGAAATAATAGCTGCCCGGGAAAGAGAGTTGCTCGAAGCCATCAATGACTTAAATATCGGTCCGGGTGGACTGGGTGGCAAGACCACGGCCCTGTCAGTAAATATTGAGACGGCTCCCTGCCATATAGCCGGTATGCCTGTAGCGGTCAATGTCGGTTGTTATGCCCATAGGCACAGGAGCGCTGTTTTATAA
- the bshB1 gene encoding bacillithiol biosynthesis deacetylase BshB1, whose translation MLNILVIAAHPDDAELGMGATIANLVRLGHQVNLLDLTDGEPTPCGSSEIRKTEAKASADLLKVRSRTILDLPNRFLQDTIEARIKIAAHIRRIKPEVVFAPFWIDKHPDHAAASQLSDAAVFYSKFTKSEIPGHPWKVGKIYYFPTVHFRLHLKPSFIVDVSQDFPKKLEAIKSYRSQFVENKENLFVFDYLTRQAGYYGSLINRKYGEAFLSREEIGIEDVAQLI comes from the coding sequence ATGCTGAACATACTTGTCATAGCGGCCCATCCGGATGATGCTGAATTAGGCATGGGAGCAACTATCGCTAACTTAGTCAGATTAGGCCACCAGGTAAATCTTCTTGATCTCACTGATGGGGAGCCTACTCCCTGTGGTTCCAGTGAGATTCGAAAAACCGAAGCCAAGGCGAGCGCTGATCTTCTGAAGGTAAGGAGTAGGACTATCCTTGATCTGCCTAACAGATTCCTCCAAGACACCATTGAGGCCAGGATAAAGATAGCGGCTCATATTAGAAGAATTAAGCCAGAGGTGGTTTTTGCCCCTTTCTGGATAGATAAACATCCCGATCATGCAGCGGCCTCACAGTTAAGTGACGCCGCCGTCTTTTACAGTAAATTTACTAAATCGGAAATCCCTGGCCATCCCTGGAAGGTCGGGAAGATATATTACTTCCCGACCGTGCACTTTCGGCTCCATCTCAAACCATCTTTTATTGTGGATGTTAGCCAGGACTTTCCTAAGAAATTGGAGGCGATTAAAAGCTATCGGTCGCAATTTGTAGAGAATAAAGAGAATCTGTTTGTCTTTGATTATCTAACCAGACAGGCAGGATATTACGGTAGCTTGATAAACAGAAAATATGGCGAAGCCTTCCTCAGCCGGGAAGAAATTGGGATCGAGGATGTGGCCCAGCTTATTTAA